One window of Chloroflexus aggregans DSM 9485 genomic DNA carries:
- the bchJ gene encoding bacteriochlorophyll 4-vinyl reductase, with protein MQEVAHASDIAQIGPNSIIQTVAALREHYGAEQTAAWLRRTGRADLLERMPDHMLPESEFGALIHDLRAWLGMPAAMRVLDRSGELTAHYVATNRVPTPIRLILPHVPIGLGLRIFLPAIAQHAWTFAGSGRFGYSFKPSWQLTLADSIESRGVRASHPVCSYYRAAFEGLLRLVVNDRIRVQEVACRAMGAPHCAFSITVNR; from the coding sequence ATGCAAGAAGTAGCGCACGCTTCTGATATTGCCCAGATCGGACCAAACTCGATCATCCAGACCGTCGCTGCGTTGCGGGAGCACTACGGAGCCGAGCAGACAGCGGCCTGGCTCCGTCGCACCGGGCGGGCAGATTTGCTTGAACGCATGCCCGATCATATGCTTCCTGAGAGTGAGTTTGGCGCCCTGATTCACGATCTCCGCGCATGGCTTGGTATGCCGGCAGCAATGCGGGTGCTCGACCGGTCGGGTGAACTGACGGCTCATTACGTTGCAACCAACCGCGTACCGACACCGATTCGGCTGATCTTGCCGCATGTGCCTATCGGTCTTGGCTTGCGCATCTTTCTTCCGGCGATTGCTCAACATGCCTGGACATTTGCGGGCAGTGGGCGGTTTGGTTATTCCTTCAAGCCTTCGTGGCAGTTGACGCTGGCCGATAGCATTGAGTCGCGTGGGGTGCGTGCGAGCCATCCGGTCTGTAGCTACTATCGCGCTGCCTTCGAGGGACTACTCCGCTTGGTTGTGAATGACCGGATCCGCGTTCAAGAAGTCGCGTGTCGAGCAATGGGTGCGCCGCATTGTGCGTTTTCTATCACCGTCAATCGGTGA
- a CDS encoding FmdB family zinc ribbon protein, with amino-acid sequence MPIYVYECPECDIELEELRPAWQADIPVECPICHGWCTRVISTFHTRRQAEPVYATPAQIARVVHGLDCSCCRPRRRS; translated from the coding sequence ATGCCAATCTACGTCTACGAATGCCCCGAATGCGACATCGAGCTGGAAGAGCTGCGTCCTGCATGGCAAGCCGACATACCGGTTGAATGCCCTATTTGTCACGGATGGTGTACACGGGTCATCAGCACCTTTCACACACGCCGCCAAGCAGAGCCGGTATACGCTACTCCGGCGCAGATCGCGCGGGTTGTCCATGGTCTTGACTGTTCGTGTTGCCGGCCGCGTCGGCGTTCATAA
- a CDS encoding CobW family GTP-binding protein: protein MEVPQQPIPVTILTGFLGAGKTTLLNRILKADHGLRVAVLVNDFGSINIDAQLVIDVESETISLANGCVCCTIRDDLLQTAFTLLERPQPPEYLIIEASGVSDPWAIADTFLLPELRTYFRLDSVITVIDAEYVHRQPSYESLIVEQISAADIVVLNKIDLVPSDQLTELEAWVRRIVPQARILPAMYADVPLRLLLDVGRLQHRMPLPHLVVAAESDHHDHDHHDHDHDHGSAFATWSYVADQPFTLHAFRRVILDLPPAIFRAKGLVYLAEVPQRRAVLQLVGSRVQVTVGEPWGNQPPQTQMVFIGLPGQLDETTLRSAFDRCLIEHEAGTTESVALQQTWQRPQVSSANSNADGDQSIVS, encoded by the coding sequence ATGGAAGTGCCTCAGCAACCAATTCCGGTAACTATTCTGACCGGCTTTCTCGGTGCCGGGAAGACGACGTTGCTCAATCGCATCTTGAAAGCCGATCATGGCTTGCGGGTTGCCGTTCTCGTCAACGATTTTGGTTCGATCAATATCGACGCGCAGCTCGTAATTGATGTCGAGAGTGAAACGATCTCCTTGGCAAACGGGTGCGTCTGCTGTACGATCCGCGATGATCTACTCCAGACAGCATTTACCTTGTTAGAAAGACCACAGCCGCCAGAGTATCTGATTATTGAGGCAAGTGGCGTAAGTGATCCGTGGGCAATTGCCGATACCTTCCTGCTACCGGAGCTACGCACCTATTTCCGCCTCGATAGCGTGATCACGGTTATTGATGCCGAGTATGTACACCGGCAACCCTCGTATGAGTCGTTGATTGTCGAACAAATCAGCGCTGCTGATATTGTCGTGCTTAACAAAATTGATCTCGTGCCGTCCGATCAGTTAACCGAGCTTGAAGCATGGGTGCGGCGGATTGTCCCACAGGCGCGTATTCTGCCGGCGATGTATGCCGATGTACCGCTGCGTTTGCTCTTAGATGTGGGCCGGTTGCAACATCGTATGCCACTCCCGCATCTCGTTGTCGCTGCGGAATCCGACCATCACGACCATGATCATCACGACCACGACCACGACCACGGCTCTGCATTTGCAACGTGGAGCTATGTTGCCGATCAACCGTTTACACTCCATGCGTTTCGGCGCGTGATTCTTGACTTACCGCCGGCGATCTTTCGTGCGAAGGGATTAGTCTATCTTGCCGAAGTACCGCAGCGTCGAGCGGTATTGCAATTGGTCGGATCGCGTGTGCAGGTCACGGTTGGTGAGCCATGGGGCAATCAGCCACCGCAGACACAGATGGTCTTTATCGGCTTGCCGGGCCAGCTCGATGAGACAACACTGCGTTCGGCATTTGACCGTTGCTTGATCGAGCACGAAGCAGGAACGACCGAGTCGGTTGCTCTCCAACAAACCTGGCAACGCCCCCAGGTGTCGTCAGCTAACAGCAACGCCGACGGTGATCAATCAATCGTGAGTTGA
- a CDS encoding NUDIX domain-containing protein, with the protein MYRQHSFCSFCGHPFAEHQPWPRICANCGSTTYRNPLPVVLLLQPVDDGLLLIRRAAYPRRGQLALPGGFIEMGERWQEAAARELYEEAGVEVDPALIGDFAARSTPDGYLLVFGIGPQLSSTDLPAFLPNSEAAERVIITSPVELAFPLHTEMVIRFFTQLRQWRPLM; encoded by the coding sequence ATGTATCGTCAACACTCGTTCTGTTCATTTTGCGGTCATCCGTTCGCCGAGCACCAGCCGTGGCCGCGGATTTGCGCCAATTGCGGCAGTACAACCTACCGTAATCCGTTACCGGTTGTGTTGTTATTACAGCCGGTTGATGATGGTCTACTCTTGATTCGGCGGGCCGCTTACCCACGTCGTGGACAATTGGCATTACCCGGTGGTTTTATCGAGATGGGCGAGCGATGGCAAGAGGCCGCAGCTCGCGAACTGTATGAGGAAGCGGGCGTGGAGGTCGATCCGGCACTGATCGGTGATTTCGCGGCTCGTAGTACCCCCGATGGTTATCTGTTGGTGTTTGGTATCGGGCCACAATTGTCGAGCACAGATTTACCGGCGTTTTTGCCAAATAGTGAAGCGGCGGAACGGGTCATCATTACCTCACCGGTTGAATTGGCGTTTCCCCTGCACACAGAAATGGTGATACGCTTCTTTACCCAGTTGCGCCAATGGCGCCCACTGATGTAA
- a CDS encoding glutathione peroxidase, with the protein MSVYQFTAQRIDGTLQPLSEYRGQVLLIVNVASMCGLSPQYAGLEQLYRRYRDQGFAVLGFPSNQFMQEPGSNEAIAEFCERTYQVTFPLFAKVDVNGPNEHPLFAYLKRQQPGLFGSTAIKWNFTKFLVDRNGKPYRRYAPTDLPSVIENDIVALLRQQPATVG; encoded by the coding sequence ATGTCGGTTTATCAATTTACCGCCCAACGCATTGACGGCACTCTGCAACCGCTCTCCGAATATCGCGGGCAAGTGCTATTGATCGTCAACGTCGCCAGTATGTGTGGACTTAGCCCACAATATGCCGGTTTAGAACAGCTCTATCGTCGCTACCGCGATCAAGGGTTTGCCGTCCTGGGCTTTCCGAGCAACCAGTTTATGCAAGAACCGGGCAGCAACGAAGCAATTGCCGAGTTCTGCGAACGAACCTATCAGGTAACGTTCCCGCTTTTCGCAAAAGTTGACGTGAACGGCCCAAATGAGCATCCCTTGTTTGCCTATCTCAAGCGTCAGCAGCCGGGCTTATTTGGCAGTACGGCAATCAAGTGGAATTTCACCAAGTTTCTCGTTGATCGAAACGGCAAACCATACCGACGCTACGCTCCAACCGATTTGCCTTCGGTGATCGAAAACGATATTGTTGCGCTTTTGCGTCAACAACCTGCAACGGTAGGATAA
- a CDS encoding TlyA family RNA methyltransferase produces the protein MTRQRLDTLLVERGLAETRAKAQALIMAGQVLVNGQVQTKAGTQVAADAQIEVRSGLPYVSRGGFKLAHALDQFELDPTGLIALDVGASTGGFTDVLLRRGAAQVVAIDVGYGILDHRLRNDPRVIVLERTNIRYLTALPDNMRADCAVIDVSFISLRLVLPAVQRLITPEAWIVALIKPQFEAGPQLVGKGGVVRDPAVHAQVIRDVVAFAVTQQLNPAGLTRSPITGPAGNVEFLVLFHPKRPPVTGESAIERVCSPEPSSR, from the coding sequence ATGACCCGGCAACGGCTTGATACCTTGCTGGTAGAGCGTGGCTTGGCCGAGACGCGCGCTAAAGCACAGGCGCTGATTATGGCCGGTCAGGTGTTGGTAAACGGGCAGGTGCAAACGAAAGCCGGAACCCAAGTTGCCGCCGATGCCCAGATTGAGGTGCGCAGTGGCCTACCTTACGTTAGTCGTGGTGGTTTCAAGTTGGCCCATGCGCTTGACCAATTCGAGCTTGACCCGACCGGTTTGATCGCCCTTGACGTTGGTGCATCCACAGGTGGCTTTACCGATGTCTTGTTACGGCGTGGAGCTGCTCAGGTGGTGGCGATTGATGTTGGCTATGGTATTCTCGACCACCGCTTGCGCAATGATCCGCGGGTGATCGTCCTTGAACGCACCAATATTCGCTACCTGACGGCATTACCCGACAATATGCGCGCGGATTGTGCCGTGATCGATGTTAGTTTCATCTCTCTCCGCCTCGTCTTACCTGCCGTACAACGGTTGATCACACCGGAAGCGTGGATTGTGGCGCTGATAAAGCCGCAGTTTGAAGCTGGCCCCCAACTCGTCGGTAAGGGTGGTGTTGTGCGTGACCCGGCAGTGCATGCGCAGGTGATCCGCGATGTCGTCGCGTTTGCCGTCACTCAACAGCTCAACCCGGCCGGTCTGACGCGATCACCGATCACCGGTCCGGCGGGGAACGTCGAGTTTCTCGTGTTGTTCCATCCCAAGCGGCCACCGGTTACCGGCGAATCGGCGATAGAGCGTGTGTGTTCGCCTGAACCGTCCTCTCGATAG
- a CDS encoding NUDIX hydrolase: protein MRPIRGVGAVVYRIKPDGTIEILLIRKRKGWWSLPKGKLKSNEPPLTAIVREVWEETHVSAEVIDVIGSVDYVISEPKGEQRKIVDYYLLRACKGRARPCGGDEQIVDVEWVPLAKALERLHRPRLKAIVRAAQSLFS, encoded by the coding sequence ATGCGACCAATTCGGGGTGTAGGCGCCGTCGTATACCGAATAAAACCCGACGGCACCATTGAGATACTGCTCATCCGTAAACGGAAAGGGTGGTGGTCATTACCGAAAGGCAAGCTCAAATCGAACGAACCACCACTGACGGCAATTGTGCGCGAAGTATGGGAAGAGACCCACGTGAGTGCTGAAGTCATCGATGTGATCGGAAGTGTCGATTATGTAATCAGCGAACCCAAGGGTGAGCAGCGTAAAATTGTTGATTACTACTTGCTGCGTGCCTGCAAAGGACGTGCCCGTCCGTGCGGCGGCGACGAGCAGATTGTTGATGTCGAGTGGGTACCGTTAGCCAAAGCCCTTGAACGGTTGCACCGACCACGCTTGAAAGCGATCGTCCGGGCGGCTCAGTCACTCTTTAGCTGA
- the bchE gene encoding magnesium-protoporphyrin IX monomethyl ester anaerobic oxidative cyclase: protein MRIMMIQPNYHAGGAEIAGFWPPSWVAYIGGALRTAGFDNLRFVDAMTEDLPNDKLRLILRHNRPDVVMATAITPMIYKAQETLQIAREELPNARLILGGIHPTFMYGQVLTEAPWIDYIVRGEGEEIIVELMQAIAAGSDRRDRSKIKGIAYLEDGKVVATPARDPIADLDKLTPDWSLYDWKRYIYVPLNVRVAVPNFARGCPFTCRFCSQWKFWRRYRSRSPQKFVDEIETLVRDHKVGFFILADEEPTINRKKFTALCEELVRRKLPVYWGINTRVTDILRDEALLPLWRAAGLVHISLGTEAAAQMNLDRFRKQTTIEQNKRAIELIKKHGMVAEAQFIMGMENETPETIEETYRYVLDWKPDMANWNMYTPWPFAELFEELGDKVEIRDYSKYNFVTPIMKPEAMDREDVLKGVLRNYARFYMRKAFLEYPFIKDPFKRRYMLGCLRAFMQTTITRRFYDLGRVHMRGTQLEIDLGFDESRVLTPEQIAEMKRRKEMQADTTFGGAAPGIDPEEVKLQAENPLNLPLEVPLNGMESANGVTNHRANGDRTAREVSLNQTIG, encoded by the coding sequence ATGCGGATCATGATGATCCAACCGAACTACCATGCCGGTGGAGCTGAGATTGCCGGGTTCTGGCCACCAAGTTGGGTGGCGTACATCGGTGGCGCATTGCGGACTGCGGGATTTGATAACCTGCGTTTCGTTGATGCGATGACAGAGGATTTGCCCAACGATAAGCTACGCCTTATTCTGCGCCACAACCGACCAGATGTGGTGATGGCAACGGCCATTACCCCGATGATCTACAAGGCGCAAGAGACGCTCCAGATCGCGCGTGAAGAACTACCCAATGCGCGCCTCATCCTGGGGGGGATCCACCCAACATTTATGTACGGGCAGGTCTTAACCGAGGCACCGTGGATTGACTACATTGTGCGCGGTGAAGGCGAAGAAATTATTGTCGAATTAATGCAGGCAATCGCCGCCGGTAGCGATCGACGCGATCGTTCAAAGATCAAAGGCATCGCGTACCTCGAAGATGGCAAAGTAGTTGCAACACCGGCGCGTGACCCGATCGCCGACCTCGATAAACTTACGCCCGATTGGAGCCTCTACGACTGGAAGCGCTACATTTATGTCCCCCTGAACGTGCGCGTGGCCGTGCCCAACTTTGCCCGTGGCTGTCCGTTTACATGCCGCTTCTGCTCGCAGTGGAAGTTCTGGCGCCGCTATCGCTCGCGCAGCCCACAAAAGTTTGTTGATGAGATTGAGACGTTGGTGCGCGATCACAAGGTTGGTTTCTTCATTCTGGCCGATGAAGAGCCGACGATCAATCGGAAGAAGTTTACAGCGCTGTGCGAAGAGTTGGTCCGGCGTAAACTGCCTGTTTACTGGGGTATCAATACCCGTGTGACCGACATCCTCCGCGATGAAGCGCTTCTCCCACTTTGGCGAGCTGCCGGTCTGGTTCACATCTCGCTCGGCACAGAGGCAGCAGCACAAATGAACCTCGACCGCTTCCGCAAGCAGACGACGATTGAGCAGAATAAGCGTGCAATTGAGCTGATCAAGAAGCACGGGATGGTGGCCGAGGCCCAGTTCATTATGGGCATGGAAAACGAGACGCCGGAGACCATCGAAGAGACCTATCGCTATGTGCTCGACTGGAAGCCGGATATGGCCAACTGGAATATGTACACGCCGTGGCCATTTGCCGAGCTGTTTGAGGAATTGGGCGATAAAGTCGAGATACGTGACTACTCCAAGTACAATTTCGTTACCCCGATTATGAAGCCCGAAGCGATGGATCGCGAGGATGTGCTCAAAGGCGTGTTGCGCAACTATGCGCGCTTCTACATGCGGAAGGCGTTTTTGGAATACCCCTTCATCAAGGATCCGTTCAAGCGGCGCTATATGCTCGGCTGTCTCCGAGCCTTCATGCAAACGACGATTACCCGCCGCTTCTACGACCTTGGGCGGGTCCATATGCGTGGGACCCAACTCGAGATCGATCTTGGTTTCGATGAGTCACGGGTACTCACGCCTGAGCAGATCGCCGAGATGAAGCGGCGCAAAGAGATGCAAGCCGATACGACCTTCGGCGGGGCGGCGCCCGGCATTGATCCCGAAGAGGTTAAACTGCAAGCCGAGAACCCGCTCAATCTGCCGCTGGAAGTGCCTTTGAATGGAATGGAATCCGCGAACGGTGTGACTAATCACCGCGCCAATGGCGATCGTACCGCACGTGAAGTGTCCCTCAATCAAACAATTGGGTAG